A window of the Lactuca sativa cultivar Salinas chromosome 5, Lsat_Salinas_v11, whole genome shotgun sequence genome harbors these coding sequences:
- the LOC128126007 gene encoding uncharacterized protein LOC128126007: protein MLDIVEKGPYVPMYQPLKNNVPDGTMKKTPRENWTADDKRKHGLDVRARAAISYSLPYNIFGLVQNYSDTENDSDTDSSKTDTDDLEKVVASAALIVKTFEKSGRNFSKFQKKIGGKFSKGSGADKKHELLSCPFDESPCAEEKSDSTDPIIPVPCSLSQDTAATSTDNPLDADDSIEAEDSPETDNVSVSIPPESASVIMDVKTTFLHGVLEEEVFLNQPLGFVDKDHPDYVYRLDKAVYGLKQAPRVWYETLTSYLLENGYKRGAIDNTLFIKGKGSDMHVTLVTLSSALPQTLIVASPSDNGSFIQRLLYTLTGCYDAPF, encoded by the exons ATGCTGGACATCGTTGAAAAGGGTCCTtatgttccgatgtatcagcctctTAAAAACAATGTTCCTGATGGCACTATGAAGAAAACTCCAAGAGAAAACTGGACAGCAGACGACAAGAGAAAACATGGTTTggatgttcgtgctcgtgccgcTATTAGCTACTCATTGCCATACAACATCTTTGGGCTGGTTCAAAACT ACTCAGACACTGAAAATGACTCAGACACTGATTCATCTAAGACTGACACTGATGACCTTGAAAAGGTTGTAGCCAGTGCAGCTTTGATTGTGAAGACCTTTGAAAAATCAGGTCGAAACTTCTCAAAATTTCAAAAGAAGATTGGTGGAAAGTTCTCAAAAGGGTCAGGAGCTGATAAAAAGCATG agcttctctcttgtccaTTCGATGAATCACCTTGTGCTGAGGAGAAGTCCGATTCTACTGATCCTATTATTCCCGTTCCATGTTCCTTGAGTCAAGATACTGCAGCCACATCAACAGATAACCCATTAGATGCTGATGACTCCATTGAAGCTGAAGATTCTCCTGAAACTGATAATGTGTCAGTGTCTATCCCTCCGGAATCAGCATCAGTCATT atggatgtgaaaacaacaTTCCTTCATGGTGTGTTGGAAGAAGAAGTTTTTCTAAATCAGCCCCTAGGCTTTGTGGACAAAGATCATCCTGATTACGTGTACCgattagacaaagctgtttatggactgaagcaagcccCAAGGGTTTGGTATGAGACGCTAACATCGTATCTGCTTGAAAATGGATACAAACGTGGAGCAATCGACAACACTCTCTTCATTAAAGGCAAAGGCTCagatatg CACGTAACATTAGTGACACTGAGctcagcgcttccgcaaacactgattgTCGCTTCACCTTCAGACAACGGCTCTTTTATCCAACGGCTACTTTACActctgacaggttgttacgatGCGCCGTTCTAa